ACCAGCAGCGCACGGATGCCACGACTTGCGCCGATGACCGCGAGTCCCTCGCGCAGGTCGGCGACGACACCGTGACTTTCGCCTTTCGCGCCCTTGGCATAAGGTAGCCTGGCCACCGCGAGGCAGATGCACGCGAAGGCCGCGCACGCAGCGTCCATGACCAGCACCGCCGTGAATCCCCACGCGGTGTAGAGCGCGATGCCGAGCACGGGCCCCGCAATCGCCGAGATGCTCGAGAGGGCCTGGTCAAGCGTGTTGATGCGCACCATATCGCGTTCGGGAACGAGCTCGGGCATGAGCGCGACGAGCGAGGTGCTGTGAAACGCCTGCGCTGCCGAGCGAACGACCAGCAGCAACAGGAGAATCCAGATATCGCATATACCGAGCGCCACGAGAACCGCGAGCGCGAGCGAGAAGAGGCCCGCCAGACCATCGGACCATATCATCACGTACTTCCTGTTGAAGCGGTCGGCCACGACGCCGCCGAAGGGCGAGAGCAGGGCCGTGGGCAGTAACGCAGCTACACCCGCCAGCGAGAGCACGAACGCGGAGTCCGTCGTAGTGGTCACGTACCACAACACGGCAAAGGTCGCCGCGCAGGTCGCGAGAATCGAGACAGCCTGTCCCGACCAGATGATGGCGATGGCCCGCTTCCAATGCCCAGGAAGCGGGTGCCCGTTCGCATTCACCTCACCGCCGTCACGTATCATCTCGAGTTTGCTGGAATCCGCGCTTTCGTTGTCGGTTTTCATGGCGGCTTCCCCTTTCCTGTCCTGACGTTGCGATTCGTCTTTACCCGTTCCTTCACCGAAGATGCTAAAGTGTGGGGTAACAACACGGTCAAGACTGATTTCCGAGCGCATGTGAAAAGGAGCCACAATGCCCCTGACGTCGGATTTGATGGAAAACCCGGCCCTCTCCCA
This window of the Coriobacteriaceae bacterium genome carries:
- a CDS encoding MFS transporter, whose translation is MKTDNESADSSKLEMIRDGGEVNANGHPLPGHWKRAIAIIWSGQAVSILATCAATFAVLWYVTTTTDSAFVLSLAGVAALLPTALLSPFGGVVADRFNRKYVMIWSDGLAGLFSLALAVLVALGICDIWILLLLLVVRSAAQAFHSTSLVALMPELVPERDMVRINTLDQALSSISAIAGPVLGIALYTAWGFTAVLVMDAACAAFACICLAVARLPYAKGAKGESHGVVADLREGLAVIGASRGIRALLVLVMAAMLLFLPLGTLSPLMTYDWFGGDGFQASIVEAAAGIGLLLGSVVMLAWGGGKRLVPILAVAGMVLGACCIACGLLPRGAFPVFVGLIVVIFGATAVFNAPVIPLMQKRVAPERFGRVMGIFGSLSALASPIGLFVAGPAAEALGVNTWFVVCGCLLCVVMLLALLSHNVRGLDD